Proteins from a genomic interval of Papaver somniferum cultivar HN1 chromosome 4, ASM357369v1, whole genome shotgun sequence:
- the LOC113273113 gene encoding uncharacterized protein LOC113273113 produces the protein MKYHATFLKFIQFKVNNGALYMFWDDNWLYPHSLKSCYPNLYVVSRAKNFTVVDMGSFDINVINWNFHIPRRLNAAARAEYSLLSADLNGFKFNMSCTDELQWSLTKSKQFSVSSTYDKIIANDESFLTVPIFNLIWKLKCPPKIGLFLWLLANNRLPARDLLKRIGMDVPQGCLFYDADETSSHLLLHRTFATQVWNDFMSKSNWFFSMPADITSMLQSWEFAQGSKECNIVWYLIPAAIMWSL, from the coding sequence ATGAAATATCATGCTACCTTCTTGAAATTTATTCAATTCAAAGTCAACAATGGTGCTCTTTACATGTTCTGGGATGACAATTGGCTATACCCTCATTCTCTCAAATCTTGTTATCCAAATTTGTATGTAGTGTCTAGAGCTAAAAATTTCACTGTTGTTGATATGGGATCTTTTGATATTAATGTTATCAACTGGAATTTTCATATCCCCAGAAGACTCAATGCAGCTGCTAGAGCTGAGTACTCTCTCCTTTCTGCAGATTTGAATGGCTTCAAATTTAACATGAGTTGCACTGATGAATTGCAATGGTCTCTTACAAAGTCAAAGCAATTCTCTGTAAGTTCAACATATGATAAAATCATTGCTAATGATGAAAGTTTTCTCACTGTTCCAATTTTTAATCTTATCTGGAAGCTTAAATGTCCTCCTAAAATTGGATTATTCTTATGGTTACTGGCTAACAACAGATTACCTGCTAGAGATTTACTAAAAAGAATAGGTATGGATGTTCCTCAAGGTTGTTTGTTTTATGATGCAGATGAAACTTCTTCTCATTTATTACTTCATCGCACCTTTGCTACACAAGTCTGGAATGATTTCATGAGTAAGTCAAATTGGTTCTTCTCTATGCCAGCTGATATAACTTCAATGTTGCAATCTTGGGAATTTGCTCAGGGCAGTAAGGAATGCAATATAGTTTGGTACCTAATTCCTGCTGCTATTATGTGGAGTCTGTAG